A DNA window from Fragaria vesca subsp. vesca linkage group LG3, FraVesHawaii_1.0, whole genome shotgun sequence contains the following coding sequences:
- the LOC101293860 gene encoding DEAD-box ATP-dependent RNA helicase 52A-like, translating into MSYVPPHLRNSSSTTTTTTTTSAAAKSSSATDADRSKLSYSASSNSHSSAAPFSSFSHSNGSRWSSAAHSSANRAISPPDAVVPQWKPSERVLRMKPELIEEVCLRLNLDVSVSSDSAPPPAPIESFTDMCLHPSIMKDIAFHGYTMPTPIQAQAMPIALSGRDLLGCAETGSGKTAAFAIPMIQHCLAQAPVQRGDGPLALVLAPTRELAQQIEEEVKAFSKSLESFKTAIVVGGTNIAEQRSELRAGVHIVVATPGRFIDHLQQGNTSVSRISFVVLDEADRMLDMGFEPQIREVMRNLSEKHQTLLFSATMPEEIAGLAQEYLNNPVQVKVGKVSTPTANVTQSLEKVPDSEKTDRLLGLLVEESSRAERAGHPFPLTIVFVERKTRCDDVAEALVAQGLHAVALHGGRTQTEREAALREFRKGTTNILVATDVASRGLDVSGVAHVINLDLPKSMEDYVHRIGRTGRAGSMGQATSFYTDRDMFLVANIKKAIADVGSGNALSFATGKSARRKEREAAAAHNQARVSLSKSSSMGPTSINIADKYKFMVSDPDNQKEGAADDAWDD; encoded by the exons ATGTCGTATGTGCCTCCACACCTCAGAAACTCCAGCTCAACCACCACCACTACCACCACCACCTCCGCCGCCGCCAAATCCTCATCCGCAACCGACGCTGATCGCAGCAAGCTCTCCTACTCCGCCTCCTCCAACTCTCACTCGTCCGCTGCTCCATTCTCCTCGTTCTCCCACTCCAATGGCTCTCGCTGGAGCTCCGCTGCTCACTCCTCGGCCAACCGAGCTATCTCACCGCCCGACGCCGTCGTCCCGCAGTGGAAGCCGTCGGAGCGCGTCCTCCGAATGAAGCCGGAGCTG ATTGAGGAGGTGTGTTTGCGGCTTAATTTGGATGTGTCTGTTAGTTCGGACTCTGCTCCTCCCCCGGCACCGATTGAGTCTTTTACAGATATG TGTTTGCACCCTAGCATTATGAAGGATATAGCGTTTCATGGATACACTATGCCGACGCCAATTCAGGCTCAAGCCATGCCGATTGCTCTCAGTGGAAGGGATTTATTAGGTTGTGCCGAAACTGGTAGTGGTAAAACTGCTGCGTTCGCAATTCCTATGATACAG CATTGTTTGGCTCAAGCTCCTGTTCAGCGTGGTGATGGACCACTAGCATTGGTACTGGCCCCAACTAGAGAGCTTGCACAACAAATAGAGGAAGAG GTCAAGGCTTTTAGTAAATCTCTCGAATCCTTCAAAACTGCAATAGTTGTGGGTGGAACCAACATAGCTGAGCAG AGATCTGAGCTGCGAGCAGGAGTACATATAGTGGTTGCTACTCCTGGAAGGTTCATAGATCATTTACAGCAAGGGAATACTTCTGTATCTAGGATTTCATTTGTTGTTCTGGATGAAGCTGATAGAATGCTTGACATGGGTTTTGAACCACAGATAAGAGAG GTGATGCGGAACCTATCTGAAAAGCATCAAACTTTGCTGTTTAGTGCAACTATGCCTGAAGAGATTGCAGGGTTAGCCCAG GAATATTTGAATAATCCAGTGCAAGTGAAGGTGGGAAAAGTGAGTACCCCTACAGCAAATGTAACACAGAGTTTGGAGAAGGTTCCTGACAGTGAGAAG ACTGATCGGCTTCTGGGTTTGCTCGTTGAGGAGTCATCCCGAGCTGAAAGGGCTGGACATCCCTTTCCCTTAACTATTGTATTTGTTGAAAGGAAG ACACGCTGTGATGATGTTGCTGAAGCTTTGGTAGCACAAGGTTTGCATGCAGTTGCTCTTCATGGTGGACGTACTCAAACCGAAAGAGAGGCTGCTCTGCGTGAATTTAGAAAAGGCACTACCAACATTTTG GTTGCCACCGATGTTGCCTCTCGTGGTTTGGACGTCTCAGGAGTTGCTCATGTTATCAATTTGGATCTTCCAAAG AGCATGGAAGATTATGTACACCGGATTGGAAGGACTGGAAGAGCGGGATCAATGGGACAAGCTACATCCTTCTACACTGATCGTGATATG TTCCTTGTGGCGAATATAAAGAAAGCAATAGCTGATGTGGGATCTGGGAATGCTCTGTCTTTTGCTACGGGAAAG AGTGCAAGAAGGAAAGAAAGAGAAGCAGCTGCTGCTCACAACCAAGCTAGGGTTTCTCTGTCCAAGTCTTCAAGTATGGGGCCCACATCAATAAACATTGCCGACAAGTATAAGTTCATGGTTTCTGACCCGGACAATCAAAAAGAGGGTGCAGCAGATGATGCTTGGGACGACTAA